A section of the Pristiophorus japonicus isolate sPriJap1 chromosome 4, sPriJap1.hap1, whole genome shotgun sequence genome encodes:
- the LOC139262702 gene encoding uncharacterized protein: MERLTCHPIDAFKIMKGFDKVNSDRIVLVSVTDSTPCPSTVLVSVTDSAPCLSTVLVSVTDSAPCPSTVLVSVTDSAPCPSTVLVSVTDSAPCPSTVLVSVTDSAPCPSTVLVSGTDSAPCPSTVLVSVTDSAPCPSTVLVSVTDSAPCPSTVLVSVTDSAPCPSTVLVSVTDSAPCPSTVLVSVTDSAPCPSTVLVSVTDSAPCPSTVLVSVTDSAPCPSTVLVSVTDSAPCPSTVLVSVTDSAPCLSTVLVSVTDSAPCPSTVLVSVTDSTPCPSTVLVSVTDSTPCPSTVLVSVTDSAPCSSTVLVSVTDSAPCPSTVLVSGTDSAPCPSTVLVSGTDSAPCPSTVLVSVTDSAPCPSTVLVSVTDSAPCPSTVLVSVTDSAPCPSTVLVSVTDSAP; encoded by the exons ATGGAAAGATTAACGTGTCACCCGATTGATGCCTTCaagatcatgaagggttttgataaggtaaATAGCGATCG CATCGTGCTGGTGTCTGTGACTGACAGCACTCCCTGTCCCAGCACCGTGCTGGTGTCTGTGACTGACAGCGCTCCCTGTCTCAGCACCGTGCTGGTGTCTGTGACTGACagcgctccctgtcccagcaccgtgctggtgtctgtgactgacagcgctccctgtcccagcaccgtgctggtgtctgtgactgacagcgctccctgtcccagcaccgtgctggtgtctgtgactgacagcgctccctgtcccagcaccgTGCTGGTGTCTGGGACTGACagcgctccctgtcccagcaccgtgctggtgtctgtgactgacagcgctccctgtcccagcaccgtgctggtgtctgtgactgacagcgctccctgtcccagcaccgtgctggtgtctgtgactgacagcgctccctgtcccagcaccgTGCTGGTGTCTGTGACTGACAGCGCTCCTTGTCCCAGCACCGTGCTGGTGTCTGTGACTGACagcgctccctgtcccagcaccgtgctggtgtctgtgactgacagcgctccctgtcccagcaccgtgctggtgtctgtgactgacagcgctccctgtcccagcaccgTGCTGGTGTCTGTGACTGACAGCGCGCCCTGTCCCAGCACCGTGCTGGTGTCTGTGACTGACAGCGCTCCCTGTCTCAGCACCGTGCTGGTGTCTGTGACTGACagcgctccctgtcccagcaccgTGCTGGTGTCTGTGACTGACAGCACTCCCTGTCCCAGCACCGTGCTGGTGTCTGTGACTGACAGCACTCCCTGTCCCAGCACCGTGCTGGTGTCTGTGACTGACAGCGCTCCCTGTTCCAGCACCGTGCTGGTGTCTGTGACTGACagcgctccctgtcccagcaccgTGCTGGTGTCTGGGACTGACagcgctccctgtcccagcaccgTGCTGGTGTCTGGGACTGACagcgctccctgtcccagcaccgtgctggtgtctgtgactgacagcgcgccctgtcccagcaccgtgctggtgtctgtgactgacagcgctccctgtcccagcaccgTGCTGGTGTCTGTGACTGACAGCGCGCCCTGTCCCAGCACCGTGCTGGTGTCTGTGACTGACAGCGCTCCATGA